CAAATGAACGGATCCTCGAGATGAAATTCGGAGGGCGGAAATACCGGCTCTTCGCTTACGACCCGATACGGGCCGAGGTAATGGTCCGCACGTGCAGCGCCGATCGTCATTTTGCCGTGAACGTTTCCTTCGTAACGGCGCGCCTTGTAGATCAGCAGCACGGAGCCGTCCTCGTGTATGCACGGCGCCGGGTTGGACGTGAGGAAGCTGTCGAACTTGCCCGGCCGGGTCGGCATGACGGGCGCATCCTTCCGCTCCCACGGGCCGAAGACGCTTTTCGCCGTGGCGACGCCGATCCGCTTGTTTGCACGGGCGACGATCGTGCGCGGATCGCTGAGGCCGAGGGACTCTCCGGGAGCGACATCCGGCAGCGGGCTGGTCGAGCCCATATAGTACAGCACATAAGTGTCACCGTGCTTCGTAATATGAGGATTGTGCGAGCTGCGGCCGTCCCAATATTCGGCTCCTCTGGCCGGAAAAACGACTTCCTGGAACTCATACGGGCCTTCCGGCGTATCGGATACCGCCCTGACGATTTCGGAGGCGACGAGCCAGCCCGGGTGAAACGGCAGATGCTTCGGCCAGCGGGAGGCAAACATATGAAACCGGCCGTCCTCCCCCTTGATAACCGATCCGCACCATACCCAGTAGCCTTCCATCCGGAACCCTCCGTTTTTCGGAGCCGGAAGCAGTTTTTCATACAAGCTTCTAGTCAACGCAATCACTTCCCCTTCATTAACGTAAAAATCAAGCCCAACCCGCTCACACGATCGGCAGCCCGTAAAGCCGCCAAGGTTTCTTGCCGCCGAAGTAGCCGCACAGGTGCGGGGTCGCCGGCAGCGGCCTAATCTCCCATCGGCCCGGCCCATCTTCGACGCCTTGCGCTTCCGCCGCTTTCGCACCGGCTCTCTGGCGCTCCCCGGCCGGTTCCGCACCGCCTATCGGCGACGCAATGCCGCGCTGCTCGGCGTCTGCGCAGTATAACACCGCCTCCTCGCCTTGCGCGAGGTCCAGCTCAAACACGCCGCCGCCAAGCGTCCGCAGCTTGGCGGAATCGATACCGGCGAGTCGGACGTCGCCTGCCAGATCGGTCTTGAGCCGGCAGGGCTCGCCGGCCAAGCTTTGGACGCGGATCCACGTCGTGGTGCCGCCGGAGCGCACCGCGCTTACCTGAAAGCCGCCTTCGGCCCGCAGGTCGTGGAACACGGCATCCTGCCACTCGGACGGAACAGCCGGAAACACGCGAATCTCCGCGCCCCAGCTTTGCAGCAGCATATCGTGGATCGCTTCGGCTCCGGCGAGCGGCGTCTCGATGACCGGCCCGGCTTCTTTATACATTGTGTTCGGCTTAATGATATGCATCAGCGTTTTCACATACTTCAAAGCTTCATCGCCTAATCCGACCGTCGCGGCAATCGAGGCGGCGCCGGTAAACGTAAAGCCGCGCAGGTCGCCTTCGCGCGAAAGCCAATGGCGCAGCGAGCGAACGATCAACTCCCGCTCCTCCGGCGTATCGCCGCTGATGATATGCAGCGGGAAAGCCGCCATCAGATGGCTGAAATGCCGGTGACCGAACTCGAGCGGCTGATCTCTGCCGATCATAAAGCCGGTTTCGTCCACCGGCAGCGGCGTCAGCCGCTCCAGCGTATCCTTCCACCGTTCGCCGGCCTCATCCTGTACGTCTAATATATCACAAATGCGCAGCAGCGTTTGACAGCCCCAGCGCAGTAACGCCAAATCGTAATGCGTGTCCGGCACGGTCATTTGCAGGAAGGAGCCGTACTCCGGCGAAGTCATCGCCGGCAAATGCAGCTTGCCGTCCTCTCCTTCCTCCAGCAAGTGCAAATAGTACTGCACGGTACGCTTCAGCAGCGGATACAAGAACGTCTCCAGCATCCCACGGTCCATCGAATGCCGGTAATGCCGCCATAAATTGTGGCATATCCACGCCAAGTTGCCAACCTCGTCGCCGACCGGAGCAACCAAATCGTAGCTCATGCTGCGGCCGAGCCCTGCCGAGTCCTCGCGATACTTCTCCGGCACATTGCGGATCAGGTTATCGATATTGCTCTTGAAACCGCGAACGAGCGATTCGCCGATCCCCAGCCTGCCCGACGTATACACCGGGGAGTAGCTCATCTGCACGTTCATGTTGAACCAAACTCCGGCCCACGGAGTCGGCGCAAGCCACGGCCCCTGATTGTCCATGATCATCCCGTCCGCCCGCGTCGCGGATGCGAGCTTGTACATTTGAATCCAGTAAAACCCTTCGAGCAGCGTATCCGGAATGGAAATGAAGCTTTGGCGGTAATAGTCGTGCCACCAGCTGCGATGGTTCTTCACCCACGTATCCCATGGATGCGCAGCCGCCCCGCGGACGGCGTTTTCCGCGCCAAGCTGCGCAGCTTCATCATGACCGTTAAAAATCGACAGCCACAGCCGGCGCGCTCCCTCTTCGGACGCGCTTTCCGTCCAAGCGGTAACGCAGCCGCCGCCAAGCTCGAACGTTTGCACGCCGATCGTCAGCCCGTCCTCCTTCTCGGAACGAACGACTTCCGTCTTCGGAATATATTGATTGAGGTTGAATCCGTCGGCATTTTTCAGCACAGGGTCGACCTCGCTGTACGGGTACCACGTCATCCTCGCGCCTTGTTCACCTTCGCTCGTTTCGAGCTCGACAGCCAGCACCGGCTCCCGGCTGTGCACGAACGCGCGAACCTTCGCCGTCCCGACCGTCGTCGTAATTTCCGCACGCATCTCCGCATTCCAAAGGTCGATCCGGATGCTCGACGGTTGGTAATACCAGCCTGCCAATTCCAAATGCAGTTCGCCTACCGGGACGCGTGGCGGATAACCTTTCGGCCTGCGCGCCGTCACGTCCGTGCGCCCGAGCACAAACCTGAGCACGTTGCGTTTATTGCGGTGCTCCTCGCTGTAGATCATCGCGCCGATCATGCCGTTTCCGATAAACGCCCCTTCGTCCCACGAAACCGGCTTGACCGACCAGGTCATGTCGTGCCGCGCCATAAAGGACGGCCAGTCGATATTGTTTTGAATCACCGTAATATTCCCCTTTCTCCGCTTCGTAAAGAAGGCGGGACTCCGCCCAAGGAGCTGTCCCGCCGCCAATTCGCTTATTTTTTAGAGTTCTTTTTCCAGGAGTCGTACGCCTGCTGCTGGATTTCCAAATATTTTTTAATATTCATCTTATCGAGGTTGGCCAGGTAGTTGTTCCATTCTTTGTCGATATCCAGCGACCCGGTAACGGCTTTCGCAAAAAATTCGTTTCGGTAATCCGCGAGGCCCTTCTCGATCGTAGCAAGCTCTTCGGACTGCTCATCGGTGAAGAACAGGGGCGGAACGACTTTATTCGGATCGAGCTGATACGGCTCGTAATTTTTCTTGGTTTCGTTGTACAGCACGCTTTCGAGCGGATTTTTCGGATCGGCGTATTGGCTCAGGCGGAATTCGTTCGTTCTGACGGACGGTCCGGCTTGAGCCCAATGCACGTTCTGAAGTTTGCCGAACGTCGTCAGCTGCTTCCACTTGGCCTGCTTTCCGTCAAGCCCGAGCTCGCCCTGCGCGGCTTTATCCCACTCCTGCCCGGGACGGCCGATCGTGCTGCGCAGCACCGCCTCTTCCGACATCAGCAGATCGCCGAGACGGAATGCCGCAGCCGGATTTTTCGCTTTATTCGTAACGACAAATTGCCCTTGAAGAATGTAGTACGGCTGGAAAGGTGCGGAACGCAGCCCCGTCGGTCCTTTGAGCGGCGGCACCGTCACGTAATCCTTGAACCGCGGAGAGTCGATCGTAATGAAGTTGCCCTGATTTTGTGCGGGTACGGCGCCGATGATTTCGGCATCCGGATTCATCCCCATCTGCTGCAGTTGGTTCTTGTCCTGAGTGAACGATTGGGGCGCGATCAAGCCTTCCTTGTAAAGCTTGTTCAAATATTTAAGGCCATCTTTCCATTCAGGCTGGTTGTACGCCACCTGAATTTTGCCGTCCTTCACCAGCTTGTAGGTAAAATCTTTCTCGACAAACGCGCTCATAATGAACGGATCGATCTGTGTTTGCACAATCGTCGTGGACGGCGAACCGATCGCCCCGACAAGCGGGATTTCATCGGCTTTGCCGTTGCCGTTCGGATCTTTTTCCTTAAACGCTTTCAGCACCGTGTAAAATTCGTCGGTTGTCTGAGGGATCGGCAGGCCAAGCTTATCCAGCCATGTTTTGTTAATGAACATCTTTTGGCCGTAAGAGCAGTGATAGCACTGGTTGATTTGCGGCAAAGAGTAAATTTTGCCGTCCGGCATCGTCATCAAATCTTTGGCATAGGAAACGGCGTCCCACATTTTTTTCGTTTCCACGCCGTATTTCTCGATGTACGGATTGAGCGGAATGAATACGCCGTCTTTTCCGTAAATCGACTGCTGAACGGGACTGACGCTCATGTTGATCAAAAGATCGGGATAATCTCCGCTCGCGAGCGCCACATTCAATTTCTCCTGAAACGACTTCTCCGGCGCCACTTCCCATTCCAGATGAATGTTCGTCTTCTCCTCGAGCCATTTCGTAAATTCGTTCGTTGCGAAATTTTCGACGATGCTGGAGCCCTTGATCATCACCTTCATCGTGATTTTATCCTTCGTAATCGGAAAGACGCCCGCTTCCGACACTTGATCGGCTCCGACCAGCCCTGCGGCTCCCTTGTCCGATTTGTCATCGGTTTTTGACCCGGAGCAAGCGCTGACGAGAAGCGCAGCCGCAGTGAGTGCGGACACGGTGACGGCCAATTTCTTTTTCATAGGAGACTCCCCTTTATCCTTTTAGTGATCCGATCATCATGCCTTTGACGAAATGCCTTTGTATAAACGGATAAATGATCAAAACCGGTACCGTCGATACGACGATCAGCGAATATTTGAGCAGCTCGCGCAGCCCTTCCCGCGCAGCCGCATCCGCGACGTCGGTAATCATCGAAGCGTCGACCTCGTTTTGCACGAGGATGTCCCTGAGCACAAGCTGAAGCGGATACAATTCCTGATGCTTGAGGTACAGCAGCGCATTGAAATACTGGTTCCAATGGCCGACAGCGTAAAACAAAGCGATGACCGCGATGATCGGACCCGACAGCGGAAGCACGATTTTTCGCAAAAACGTCCAGTCGTCGCAGCCGTCCATTTGCGCCGCTTCGAGCAGCTCATCCGGGATCGTCGTTTGAAAGTACGTCCGGGTGATGATCATGTTCCACACCGCGATCGCTCCGGGAATGATCAGCGACCACCGCGTATCGATCATGCCCAGCTGCTTGACGATGAGGTAAGACGGAATGAGGCCGCCGGAAAACATCATCGTGAACACGAACAGCGCCATGACGGCATTGCGCGGCATAAAATCTTTGCGTGAAAGCGGATACGCCGCCATCAGCGTGAACACGACGTTAATCGCCGTGCCGACGATCATGTAAAACAGCGAATTCAGGAAGCTGGATACGATCAGCTTGTGCTTGAACACCGCATCGTAACCGGCTAACGAAGGCTCCACCGGAAACAGCCAAACACGCCCGGACACCACCGCAGCCGAGGAACTGAAGGAGGCGCTTACGATATAGATGAGCGGATATAAAATCGTTATCGCGAATATGAACAAAATGACGTGATTGACGATGTTAAACAGTCTGTCGTCGCCCGATTCTTTAATGGTGCTGCTCACGAAAGCTCCCCTCCTTTTACCATAAGCTGGTTTGTCCGACTTTTTTGGCGATGCGGTTGACCGTTACGAGCAGGATCAGGTTGATGACGGACTTGAACAATCCGATCGCCGCCGAGTAAGAATAGTTGATTGCCGTCGATGCGAGGCCCACCTTGTATACATAAGTATCGATGACCTCGGACGAGCTCATGTTCAGCGGGTTTTGCATCAGCAAAATTTTCTCGAAGCCGATGTCCAGGACGTGCCCTGTATTCATGATAAGCAAAATGATCGCCACGGGTATGATGCTGGGCAAATCGATATGCCACATTCTGCGCAGCTTGTTGGCACCATCCATAACCGCCGCTTCATGCAGCGACGGATCGACGGAGGCCAGGGCCGCCAAGTAAACGATGCAGGAAAATCCGACGTTCTGCCATATACCCGACCAAACGAAAATGTGTGAAAACCATCCGGGCTCTCCCATAAAATTGATCGGGCTGAAACCGAGCGCTTTCAGAATCGTATTGATCAGGCCGACCCGCGGGTCAAGCAGCTGCACGATAATTCCGACCATAACGACGACGGAAATAAAATGCGGCGCATAGGTGATCATTTGCACCGATTTTTTAAACGAAGCGGACTTCACGAAGTTCAGGCATAAAGCAAGAATGATCGGGAACGGAAACCCGGCGATCAGACTGTAGAAGCTCACGAGCAGCGTGTTCTTCATAATCCGAACGAATTCGTATGAGTTGAAAAACCGGATAAAATGCTTGAGACCGACCCAATCGCTGCCCCAGACGCCCTTGGTCGGGACGTAGTTTTTGAAAGCGATGAGCGCACCGTACATCGGCACGTACTTGAAAACGGCCAGGTAGATGAGCGGCAGCAGCATAAGGATGTAGAGCTGCCATCGCTCCGCGAAGTTTCTTTTCAACCGGACGGCCAGTCCGGATTTGCGTCGGTCTGTACGCGAAACGGCTTCGGGACGGCTTGCTGTAACCTCCATGATGACCTCCTTTTCATGTATGGCTTGACGGTATGACGGCATGCCTTCCGTACTGTGATGAATAATCCCGCTCCGTACCGGATTGCGCTTCCGATCGCTCCTCAGCCCCACAAAGTGAAGAATGCCTTCGCTGCTTAATCCGATTACTTTGCGGGGACCCCCTAGGAATGGCTGTTGCGCCGTTCGGCGGTGGAAATCCGTTCTCAAAGGCGACCGCTAACGCTTCTAACAGCACAATTCCGTCCACTTCGCTTAATTCACCACGCTTCAAGAATACAACGCGTCCCAAGGCCGATCATTGCGCTATTTTACTTCAACATGACTTTTTTTGTGTTTTTTCGCCGGCATTCGAATCGTAATTCGCGTACCTTGCCCATGAATGCTGTCGATCGATAGACCGTACTGCTCGCCGAATACCATTTGAATGCGGTTATGTACATTGCCGAGGCCGATGCTGCCGCCGGCGGCATGCTGCTCCTGCTTGCCGCGCTGTTCCTCGTTCAGACGTTCCCGCACCCGCTGCAGCGTCTGAGGATGCATGCCGCAGCCGTTGTCCTCCACCGTGATGCAGAAATTATCGTTGTCCTCCCAGGCATCGATCACGATCGTATGACGATTTTCAATGCCGTACGGAAAGGCATGCTTGAAAATATTCTCGACCAGCGGCTGAAGCGTCAACCGGACCATATGGTGCAGCAGCAGCTCGGGCGGAATGCGGACGTCGATCTCAAACTCGCGCTGGATCCGGTACTTCATGATCCCCATAAAATAAAGCACGTGCTTCAGCTCGTTCGCCACCGTAATCTCCTCCAGATCGGTGCGGATCGAATAACGCAGCATATACGAAAGCGATCGGACGATGTCCTTGATTTCGCTCGATTTTTGCACGACGGCGTAGCAGATGATGATTTCCAGCGTGTTGTACAGAAAATGCGGATTGATCTGCAGCTGCAGCGACTGAAATTCCGCAATTTGCCGCTTCAGCAGGTTGTCCTGATTGCGCAGCTCCGTCTCATAGACCCGATCCACAAGCTCCTCCAGCCGGCCCACCATTGTGTTATAGCTGGAAATAAGCCGATCCATCTCATCCCGCGTCCCCGTCAAGGGCACCTTGGTCCAGATCCCTTTTTCCGTCTGCCGCATGCCTCCCTCGAGCAGGCGTACCGGACGTACGATCGAACGGCCGAACCGGAAGGCGAGATACAAAGCGACGATCAGCGTGGCGAGCCCGACATAAATGGTCGTCTGCCGCAGGTTCGAAATCGGCTTTCTTTGCTCGCTGACGGACATGCTGGCGACAAGCGTCCAACCGGAGTAGTCGGATTTGCGCGCGAAAAAAATACGCCCGTTTTCGTCAGGCATCTCGAACACCCGGTCCTTGTTTTGCTGCACCGTTTCGAACTGCCGTCCGTCGAGCTGCATGCCGATTCGTTCCGGGTCCGGGTGATACAAAATTTTGCCCCGATCGTTGACGATGAAAAAATAACCGGACTCGCCGAGCCGGATGCCCTTCCACAGCGTCGTCAGCTCGCCGATGCGCAGCTCGAAGCCCATAATGCCCTTGTAGACACGCGATGTCTGCCGGTCGGACAGCTTGCGCGCGAGCGTCAAATGCCCGTCCAGAAACCCGGAATCCTGAATCGTGAGCTGACCGTCCTCGCGAGTATCTTCCTTCAGCAAATCGATGTATTCCTGAAAGCCTTTATAGTTAAAATTAGCGATATGCAGGTTGAAATCGGACGCCTGGAACCCGTTATAGCCGATGAGATAGACCATCGAAATTTCCGGGTTGTTGATCAGCACCGGCTGAAACACCTGCTGCTTAATGAGATTGGCGGAAGTTAAAAAATCCGAAGGCGATTTCGGGCTTGAATCGAGCGCCTCCTTCAGCAAAGGGGAGGTCAAAATCGAGACGGTCGCCCGCTCGCAGTTTTTCAAGTACAAATCGGTTTGATGCAGCACGTTGTCGACGATTTGTGTCAGCAGCCCCTGGTACTGGTCCTCCAGCTCGCGCGTGGAGCGCCAGTACCCGGAAATGCCGACCGTCACTAAAGTCAGAACGATAATAATAACAAAATACAAGTAAACGCGGGTAGCGAGTTTATGCTTCATCATTTAATCCCCAGCTGCTGGCGGTATTCGGTCGGCGATATGCCGGTCGCTTTTTTGAAAACGCGCGAAAAATGCGGATAGCTGTCGTAACCGACCTTCGCGACGATATCGATAATTTTGATATGCGGGATGGCGAGCAGCTGCTTCGCCTTCTCGATCCGTTTGCGCAGCCGGTATTGAACGAACGTTTCGTTCGTCATTTTTTTGAAATAAAAGCTGAAGTAATTCGGCGTAATGCCGAGCTTTTCGGCGACCGCTTCGAGCGTCAAATCCTCGCTCAGATGGGCGTCGATATATTCGAGCGACGCTTCCAACGCATTGATCTGGTTGCCGCCCCTCACTTCGAGCAGCCTCACCATCCAGTCGCGGATATGCCGCTGCATCATCTCGTAAGGCGAGCCAGCGGCCAGCTTGCGGACCGCTTCGTTGGGCAAAACTGCGTCAAAGTGATAGACGCCGCGCGCGTTCAGTTTTTTGGCCAGCAGCGCGAGCCCGTCCTTTACCATTTGCTGTTGAAATGCGGTATCCGCAGCTTGTCCGAACAGCTCCGAGCCGCCCTGCGCCAGCAGATCTTCAAGGCGCCCGCTGCTCGCCGTCCAGATCGCTTCCTCCAAGTTGTCCAGCCATTCTTCAAACCGCGAAAACGAAACCGTGGCTCCTCGCGTTTCCTCCAGCACCTTCTCCAGCGCAGGGTACAGCTCGATTTCGGTGACCGGCTTGAGCAGGTACTCTCTTACTCCGTAGGACATGCATTTTTGCGCATATGTAAAATCGTTGTAGCCGGACAGCACAACGACCTTGGTCGGCAGCTTGCGCTCGTAGATATGGCGGCTTAGCTCCAGGCCGTCCAGACGCGGCATGCAAATGTCGGTCAGCACGATTTCCGGCGGATCGCTCAGAATGGCCGTAAGCGCAGCTTCGCCGTCCGTAAAGGATCGGACCGCGTCAAACCGGCCGTATTCCTCCGCCATGGCGGACAGGCCGATGCAAATCATCGGTTCGTCGTCGACGATGAATAGCTTCAATTTTTACTCCCCCCTAAATCAGGATGCC
The window above is part of the Paenibacillus hamazuiensis genome. Proteins encoded here:
- a CDS encoding glycoside hydrolase family protein; this encodes MIALTRSLYEKLLPAPKNGGFRMEGYWVWCGSVIKGEDGRFHMFASRWPKHLPFHPGWLVASEIVRAVSDTPEGPYEFQEVVFPARGAEYWDGRSSHNPHITKHGDTYVLYYMGSTSPLPDVAPGESLGLSDPRTIVARANKRIGVATAKSVFGPWERKDAPVMPTRPGKFDSFLTSNPAPCIHEDGSVLLIYKARRYEGNVHGKMTIGAARADHYLGPYRVVSEEPVFPPSEFHLEDPFIWKTEQGYELIAKDMDGNICGEKHAGIHAYSANGLDWKLFDHPKAYSRVVRWDDGSTTTMGSFERPFLLFQDGRPTHLFAATADGPGGFQNAENTWNMVIPIAP
- a CDS encoding glycosyl hydrolase family 95 catalytic domain-containing protein produces the protein MIQNNIDWPSFMARHDMTWSVKPVSWDEGAFIGNGMIGAMIYSEEHRNKRNVLRFVLGRTDVTARRPKGYPPRVPVGELHLELAGWYYQPSSIRIDLWNAEMRAEITTTVGTAKVRAFVHSREPVLAVELETSEGEQGARMTWYPYSEVDPVLKNADGFNLNQYIPKTEVVRSEKEDGLTIGVQTFELGGGCVTAWTESASEEGARRLWLSIFNGHDEAAQLGAENAVRGAAAHPWDTWVKNHRSWWHDYYRQSFISIPDTLLEGFYWIQMYKLASATRADGMIMDNQGPWLAPTPWAGVWFNMNVQMSYSPVYTSGRLGIGESLVRGFKSNIDNLIRNVPEKYREDSAGLGRSMSYDLVAPVGDEVGNLAWICHNLWRHYRHSMDRGMLETFLYPLLKRTVQYYLHLLEEGEDGKLHLPAMTSPEYGSFLQMTVPDTHYDLALLRWGCQTLLRICDILDVQDEAGERWKDTLERLTPLPVDETGFMIGRDQPLEFGHRHFSHLMAAFPLHIISGDTPEERELIVRSLRHWLSREGDLRGFTFTGAASIAATVGLGDEALKYVKTLMHIIKPNTMYKEAGPVIETPLAGAEAIHDMLLQSWGAEIRVFPAVPSEWQDAVFHDLRAEGGFQVSAVRSGGTTTWIRVQSLAGEPCRLKTDLAGDVRLAGIDSAKLRTLGGGVFELDLAQGEEAVLYCADAEQRGIASPIGGAEPAGERQRAGAKAAEAQGVEDGPGRWEIRPLPATPHLCGYFGGKKPWRLYGLPIV
- a CDS encoding ABC transporter substrate-binding protein, with amino-acid sequence MKKKLAVTVSALTAAALLVSACSGSKTDDKSDKGAAGLVGADQVSEAGVFPITKDKITMKVMIKGSSIVENFATNEFTKWLEEKTNIHLEWEVAPEKSFQEKLNVALASGDYPDLLINMSVSPVQQSIYGKDGVFIPLNPYIEKYGVETKKMWDAVSYAKDLMTMPDGKIYSLPQINQCYHCSYGQKMFINKTWLDKLGLPIPQTTDEFYTVLKAFKEKDPNGNGKADEIPLVGAIGSPSTTIVQTQIDPFIMSAFVEKDFTYKLVKDGKIQVAYNQPEWKDGLKYLNKLYKEGLIAPQSFTQDKNQLQQMGMNPDAEIIGAVPAQNQGNFITIDSPRFKDYVTVPPLKGPTGLRSAPFQPYYILQGQFVVTNKAKNPAAAFRLGDLLMSEEAVLRSTIGRPGQEWDKAAQGELGLDGKQAKWKQLTTFGKLQNVHWAQAGPSVRTNEFRLSQYADPKNPLESVLYNETKKNYEPYQLDPNKVVPPLFFTDEQSEELATIEKGLADYRNEFFAKAVTGSLDIDKEWNNYLANLDKMNIKKYLEIQQQAYDSWKKNSKK
- a CDS encoding carbohydrate ABC transporter permease translates to MSSTIKESGDDRLFNIVNHVILFIFAITILYPLIYIVSASFSSSAAVVSGRVWLFPVEPSLAGYDAVFKHKLIVSSFLNSLFYMIVGTAINVVFTLMAAYPLSRKDFMPRNAVMALFVFTMMFSGGLIPSYLIVKQLGMIDTRWSLIIPGAIAVWNMIITRTYFQTTIPDELLEAAQMDGCDDWTFLRKIVLPLSGPIIAVIALFYAVGHWNQYFNALLYLKHQELYPLQLVLRDILVQNEVDASMITDVADAAAREGLRELLKYSLIVVSTVPVLIIYPFIQRHFVKGMMIGSLKG
- a CDS encoding ABC transporter permease → MEVTASRPEAVSRTDRRKSGLAVRLKRNFAERWQLYILMLLPLIYLAVFKYVPMYGALIAFKNYVPTKGVWGSDWVGLKHFIRFFNSYEFVRIMKNTLLVSFYSLIAGFPFPIILALCLNFVKSASFKKSVQMITYAPHFISVVVMVGIIVQLLDPRVGLINTILKALGFSPINFMGEPGWFSHIFVWSGIWQNVGFSCIVYLAALASVDPSLHEAAVMDGANKLRRMWHIDLPSIIPVAIILLIMNTGHVLDIGFEKILLMQNPLNMSSSEVIDTYVYKVGLASTAINYSYSAAIGLFKSVINLILLVTVNRIAKKVGQTSLW
- a CDS encoding cache domain-containing sensor histidine kinase gives rise to the protein MMKHKLATRVYLYFVIIIVLTLVTVGISGYWRSTRELEDQYQGLLTQIVDNVLHQTDLYLKNCERATVSILTSPLLKEALDSSPKSPSDFLTSANLIKQQVFQPVLINNPEISMVYLIGYNGFQASDFNLHIANFNYKGFQEYIDLLKEDTREDGQLTIQDSGFLDGHLTLARKLSDRQTSRVYKGIMGFELRIGELTTLWKGIRLGESGYFFIVNDRGKILYHPDPERIGMQLDGRQFETVQQNKDRVFEMPDENGRIFFARKSDYSGWTLVASMSVSEQRKPISNLRQTTIYVGLATLIVALYLAFRFGRSIVRPVRLLEGGMRQTEKGIWTKVPLTGTRDEMDRLISSYNTMVGRLEELVDRVYETELRNQDNLLKRQIAEFQSLQLQINPHFLYNTLEIIICYAVVQKSSEIKDIVRSLSYMLRYSIRTDLEEITVANELKHVLYFMGIMKYRIQREFEIDVRIPPELLLHHMVRLTLQPLVENIFKHAFPYGIENRHTIVIDAWEDNDNFCITVEDNGCGMHPQTLQRVRERLNEEQRGKQEQHAAGGSIGLGNVHNRIQMVFGEQYGLSIDSIHGQGTRITIRMPAKKHKKSHVEVK
- a CDS encoding response regulator transcription factor is translated as MKLFIVDDEPMICIGLSAMAEEYGRFDAVRSFTDGEAALTAILSDPPEIVLTDICMPRLDGLELSRHIYERKLPTKVVVLSGYNDFTYAQKCMSYGVREYLLKPVTEIELYPALEKVLEETRGATVSFSRFEEWLDNLEEAIWTASSGRLEDLLAQGGSELFGQAADTAFQQQMVKDGLALLAKKLNARGVYHFDAVLPNEAVRKLAAGSPYEMMQRHIRDWMVRLLEVRGGNQINALEASLEYIDAHLSEDLTLEAVAEKLGITPNYFSFYFKKMTNETFVQYRLRKRIEKAKQLLAIPHIKIIDIVAKVGYDSYPHFSRVFKKATGISPTEYRQQLGIK